The following proteins come from a genomic window of Deinococcus depolymerans:
- a CDS encoding branched-chain amino acid ABC transporter permease, whose protein sequence is MSARQAEGSPAGAAPRREITQGAALPLLAFLLLAALFPFLPLGSRAEFLLQIAFFTLVAGIMALSWDILARSGQVSLAHAAFYGLGAYGYALLLKAGLPWLLAMPASALLAGGVSLILGAVTMRLSGMYFAIATLAFTEVVRTVIQNLPEGVAGGATGLLVPALLGGNSRAQYFLAWGLLAFTVLVSLAVRLTRLHFAFAAIRQGEETARVLGVSIVRFKLLAFFISSSLAALAGVLYAGKTFFINPLETFSLANSIAPLTTSIFGGLYTTLGPVLGAAVLRVAEELLHNSVKNGYLVVYGLVLMLSILWLPRGLMGLRRNKKHGGDL, encoded by the coding sequence ATGAGTGCCCGTCAGGCCGAGGGGTCGCCTGCGGGCGCGGCTCCACGCCGCGAGATCACCCAGGGAGCCGCGCTGCCGCTGCTGGCGTTCCTGCTGCTGGCGGCGCTGTTTCCGTTCCTGCCGCTGGGGAGTCGCGCGGAGTTCCTGCTGCAGATCGCGTTCTTCACGCTGGTGGCCGGGATCATGGCGCTGTCGTGGGACATCCTGGCGCGCAGCGGGCAGGTGAGCCTCGCGCACGCGGCGTTCTACGGGCTGGGCGCGTACGGGTACGCGCTGCTGCTGAAAGCGGGCCTGCCGTGGCTGCTGGCCATGCCCGCCTCGGCGCTGCTGGCGGGCGGCGTGAGCCTGATCCTGGGCGCGGTCACCATGCGCCTGAGCGGCATGTACTTCGCGATTGCCACGCTGGCCTTCACGGAGGTGGTCCGCACGGTCATCCAGAACCTCCCCGAGGGCGTCGCGGGCGGCGCGACCGGCCTGCTCGTGCCCGCGCTGCTGGGCGGGAACAGCCGCGCGCAGTACTTCCTCGCGTGGGGCCTGCTGGCCTTCACGGTGCTGGTCAGCCTCGCGGTGCGCCTGACGCGGCTGCACTTCGCGTTCGCCGCGATCCGGCAGGGCGAGGAAACGGCGCGGGTGCTGGGCGTGAGCATCGTGCGCTTCAAGCTGCTGGCGTTCTTCATCAGCTCGTCGCTGGCGGCGCTGGCGGGCGTGCTGTACGCCGGGAAGACCTTCTTCATCAATCCGCTGGAGACCTTCAGTCTGGCGAACTCCATCGCGCCGCTGACCACCTCCATCTTCGGGGGGCTGTACACGACGCTGGGGCCGGTGCTGGGCGCGGCGGTGCTGCGCGTGGCCGAGGAACTGCTGCATAACAGCGTGAAGAACGGGTACCTGGTGGTGTACGGGCTGGTGCTGATGCTGAGCATCCTGTGGCTGCCGCGCGGCCTGATGGGCCTGCGCCGCAACAAGAAACACGGAGGTGACCTGTGA
- a CDS encoding ABC transporter ATP-binding protein: MGQELRIEGLAAGYGKVQVLWDVSLHAAPGEFVAVIGANGAGKTTTLRAVSGVVKPSAGRITLGGVDITRAEPSRVVALGLGHVPEGRELFPHMTVRENLELGAAMSAPARARAAETLGEVYTLFPRLQERAGQLAGTLSGGEQQMVAVGRALMARPSVLVVDEPSLGLSPLMTQTVFGALKAVNAQGVTVVLVEQNVNLSLKLAHRAYVLENGQVVREGTGAALLADPAVRAAYLAL, translated from the coding sequence GTGGGGCAGGAACTGAGGATCGAGGGGCTGGCCGCCGGGTACGGGAAGGTGCAGGTGCTGTGGGACGTCTCGCTGCACGCCGCGCCGGGCGAGTTCGTGGCGGTGATCGGCGCGAACGGGGCGGGCAAGACGACCACGCTGCGTGCCGTGAGTGGCGTCGTGAAGCCCAGCGCGGGCCGCATCACGCTGGGCGGGGTGGACATCACGCGGGCCGAACCGAGTCGCGTGGTGGCGCTGGGCCTGGGGCACGTCCCGGAGGGCCGCGAGCTGTTCCCGCACATGACGGTCCGCGAGAACCTGGAACTCGGGGCGGCCATGAGTGCCCCGGCGCGGGCGCGCGCCGCCGAGACGCTGGGCGAGGTGTACACGCTGTTCCCCCGCCTTCAGGAACGCGCGGGGCAGCTGGCGGGCACGCTGTCGGGCGGCGAGCAGCAGATGGTCGCGGTGGGCCGCGCACTGATGGCCCGCCCCAGCGTGCTGGTCGTGGACGAACCCAGCCTGGGCCTGTCGCCGCTGATGACGCAGACGGTGTTCGGGGCCCTGAAGGCCGTGAACGCGCAGGGCGTGACGGTCGTGCTGGTCGAGCAGAACGTCAACCTCAGCCTGAAGCTGGCGCACCGCGCGTACGTGCTGGAAAACGGGCAGGTGGTGAGGGAGGGCACGGGCGCGGCGCTGCTGGCCGACCCGGCGGTGCGAGCGGCGTACCTGGCGCTGTGA
- a CDS encoding branched-chain amino acid ABC transporter permease, giving the protein MELFAQTLVNGLLQSGLYALVASGLALAVGVVGIVNFAHGEYLMIGAFLAWAGSALLGLDPLLSLPVIAVAVYGVGALTYRVSIRHVLLAPELNQMLLTFGLGILLQNLALMLLGGNTRTVSTPYQASSLQLGELSVGGPKALAFGLAAALLGALYGVLYRTTLGRQMRAVAQNRRGAQLIGINVDRVYLIAFSVSCALAAVAGVLVSVLLFASPTVGLVFALKAFAIIVMAGLGNLTGVLWASVLLGVSEALVQTYVPGGGGWSDAVFFLMIFGTLVLRSFRGAR; this is encoded by the coding sequence ATGGAACTGTTTGCACAGACGCTGGTGAACGGCCTGCTGCAGAGCGGGCTGTACGCGCTGGTCGCGTCGGGGCTGGCGCTGGCGGTGGGCGTGGTGGGCATCGTGAACTTCGCGCACGGGGAGTATCTGATGATCGGGGCGTTCCTGGCGTGGGCGGGCAGCGCGCTGCTGGGCCTGGACCCGCTGCTGAGCCTGCCGGTGATCGCGGTCGCGGTGTACGGGGTGGGCGCCCTGACGTACCGGGTGAGCATCCGGCACGTGCTGCTGGCCCCGGAACTGAACCAGATGCTGCTGACCTTCGGGCTGGGCATCCTGCTGCAGAACCTGGCGCTGATGCTGCTGGGCGGGAACACCCGCACGGTCAGCACGCCGTACCAGGCGAGCAGCCTGCAACTGGGCGAGCTGAGCGTGGGCGGCCCGAAGGCGCTGGCGTTCGGGCTGGCGGCGGCGCTGCTGGGGGCGCTGTACGGGGTGTTGTACCGCACCACGCTGGGCCGGCAGATGCGCGCCGTGGCGCAGAACCGCCGGGGCGCGCAGCTGATCGGCATCAACGTGGACCGCGTGTACCTGATCGCTTTCAGCGTGAGTTGCGCGCTGGCGGCAGTGGCGGGCGTGCTGGTCAGCGTGCTGCTGTTCGCGTCGCCGACCGTGGGGTTGGTGTTCGCGCTGAAGGCCTTCGCGATCATCGTCATGGCGGGCCTGGGGAACCTGACGGGCGTGCTGTGGGCGTCGGTGCTGCTGGGCGTCAGCGAGGCGCTGGTGCAGACGTACGTGCCGGGCGGCGGCGGCTGGAGCGACGCGGTGTTCTTCCTGATGATCTTCGGGACGCTGGTGCTGCGGTCCTTCCGGGGGGCGCGATGA
- a CDS encoding ABC transporter ATP-binding protein, translated as MTAAASGGALSPVPQGAEVLRAEGLSKRFGGLKAVQDVSFTHHQGEILAVIGPNGAGKTTLLNLLSGVYRPSAGRLHLMGRDVTDQPMEARCHAGLGRAFQIVRPFPEMTVHENVTVGALFGKPGQRLPEARERAWALLERTGLAAHADRAAHELTLLQDKRLEVARALATNPSVLLLDEVMAGLRPGEAQEAVALVRGVRESGVSVLFIEHIMPVVRDLADRVVVMDQGQVLAQGTYREVTADPRVVSAYLGTEEGLHA; from the coding sequence GTGACCGCTGCCGCATCCGGGGGCGCCCTCTCCCCCGTCCCGCAGGGCGCCGAGGTGCTGCGCGCCGAGGGCCTCTCCAAGCGCTTCGGTGGCCTGAAGGCCGTGCAGGACGTGTCTTTCACGCACCATCAGGGTGAGATCCTGGCGGTGATCGGGCCGAACGGGGCGGGCAAGACGACGCTGCTGAACCTGCTGTCCGGCGTGTACCGCCCGTCGGCGGGGCGGCTGCACCTGATGGGCCGCGACGTGACCGATCAGCCGATGGAGGCCCGCTGTCACGCCGGGCTGGGCCGCGCGTTCCAGATCGTGCGGCCCTTCCCGGAGATGACCGTGCACGAGAACGTCACGGTGGGCGCGCTGTTCGGCAAGCCCGGTCAGCGCCTGCCGGAGGCGCGCGAGCGGGCCTGGGCGCTGCTGGAACGCACCGGACTGGCCGCGCACGCCGACAGGGCCGCGCACGAACTGACGCTGCTGCAGGACAAGCGGCTGGAGGTGGCGCGCGCCCTGGCGACGAACCCCAGCGTGCTGCTGCTGGACGAAGTGATGGCGGGCCTGCGTCCCGGCGAGGCGCAGGAGGCCGTCGCTCTGGTGCGCGGCGTGCGCGAGAGCGGCGTGAGCGTGCTGTTCATCGAGCACATCATGCCGGTCGTGCGGGATCTGGCCGACCGGGTGGTCGTGATGGATCAGGGACAGGTGCTCGCGCAGGGCACCTACCGCGAGGTGACGGCCGACCCGCGCGTGGTCAGCGCGTACCTGGGCACGGAAGAGGGGCTGCACGCATGA